One window of Phoenix dactylifera cultivar Barhee BC4 chromosome 5, palm_55x_up_171113_PBpolish2nd_filt_p, whole genome shotgun sequence genomic DNA carries:
- the LOC103713000 gene encoding protein BOLA4, chloroplastic/mitochondrial-like, which translates to MRAEALVMRSSSCSLASLFRRCVAYPLPPSSSYSSSAVLPSVSASASVSFLRSGRISPPPHPAAARLEIRRDGPTRYGRATARRLCGVPAAHVSDSGSIDSPMMHSMENKIKEQLDADVVIVKDAYGDGRHVSIDVISKAFEGQSTVNRQRMVYKAIWEELQSTVHAVDQMTTRTPAEAAAEN; encoded by the exons atgagagccGAGGCGCTGGTGATGCGATCCTCCTCCTGTTCCCTCGCCTCCCTCTTCCGCCGCTGCGTTGCAtaccctcttcctccttcttcttcgtaTTCTTCCTCGGCGGTGTTACCCTCCgtctccgcctccgcctccgtcTCGTTTCTGAGGAGTGGGAGGATTTCCCCGCCGCCGCATCCGGCCGCGGCGAGGCTCGAAATTCGGCGTGATGGACCGACCCGATATGGACGCGCCACGGCGAGGAGGTTGTGCGGCGTGCCGGCGGCGCACGTCTCCGACTCCGGTTCCATCGACTCCCCCATGATGCATTCCATGGAGAATAAG ATCAAGGAGCAACTAGATGCAGATGTTGTCATAGTCAAAGATGCATATGGAGATGGTCGACATGTCAG CATCGATGTAATTTCAAAGGCATTTGAGGGACAATCTACAGTAAATAGGCAAAGGATGGTGTATAAAGCTATATGGGAGGAGCTTCAGAGTACTGTGCATGCTGTTGACCAAATGACTACCAGGACTCCTGCTGAAGCTGCTGCAGAAAATTAA
- the LOC103713018 gene encoding disease resistance protein RPS2-like, with product MSGCGIGGIPCDVVQLLKDQLLPCTVENKFKKLEGALQTLKKEGRQVQKKVYVDEEERDKVAEWIFEVALLQEQATKLVDRYREMPRWRGHIFSRHQASTEVGEYLDRVKSLRDNSVHDVLSLEDRILPFAMAPNLVGIDSKVEKLKNFVKGSSMIMGICGMAGVGKATLVRKLNNDLYVDLENYADRENLLSGQNFSEALSAKEKGRLLLCPKDHFDVVIFLGEETTTSEDGIQQGIAKRLGLAWESKEGTSVADAISKALRSMKFLIILVDLWDDLNLQNLGIPSCNGHHGSKVIFTTQKEIVRSKICDAFGDERNKIHLRCLKWQPAWKLFMKNLEGSHGTNERAAEEIVKRTNEGAAKEIVKRCSGLPIALEAIANIMESKKHDEREWSSTLRFLETKPKQFLELADTVIQKLQLPYDRLEKDIRKCFLYCALFPGKRGIKRDWLVEYWVGEGLTKCSASQLRDLITDLTDASLLERVCSKDDDDDDNGNDGSRERGSHVDDDSYDGGDGKSDDDDDDDERYSVGGAGCDDDEDNVKMHSMYQVLALWLKQNRLVVQTRVDEAQLEFSNGKEAKRVSLMVNNLESMRGGLAQCRKLKTLVLNGKTLHDIPPRFFYDISHLKVLDLSSTAMEKLPWEIEFLKELVCLNLYKSKLKKLPEELKHLKNLRFLNLGYTTGLEEIPHKVISSLGNLRVLIMYASYGAWDVDSSGDGVKLEELQKLTFLEELTITIEKEKVLKKLCETPQLAEITKRLLIRGCQGMHSFELPRPLLSRLCMGRVVDCYDLNVLEIGNLGEKWIGGTQERKLELKGLPKAKIKWRDNVSENMWLQSLTWLSITSCNGIEGQLISNSTKENDEQEGKIEIFHALRYLELDNLPRLDSIYDCLLPFPSLRTFKVLRCPKLKKLPFTEDGAKNLRHIHCEKDWWDKLQGKGSENLCTRLKDLVEFDCVLITRST from the coding sequence GTATATGTTGATGAGGAAGAAAGGGACAAAGTGGCGGAGTGGATTTTCGAAGTTGCACTACTTCAAGAGCAAGCAACGAAACTGGTGGACAGGTATCGCGAGATGCCTCGATGGCGTGGACACATTTTTTCACGCCACCAAGCAAGTACGGAAGTGGGCGAATACCTCGACAGAGTGAAGTCCCTGCGGGACAATAGCGTCCATGATGTCTTAAGTCTGGAGGATCGCATCTTGCCGTTTGCCATGGCACCAAATCTTGTGGGCATCGATTCCAAGGtggaaaagctcaagaattttgtCAAAGGCTCCTCCATGATCATGGGGATATGCGGCATGGCTGGTGTGGGCAAGGCCACGCTCGTGAGAAAATTGAACAATGATCTCTACGTCGACTTGGAAAATTACGCCGATCGGGAGAACTTGTTGTCTGGACAAAATTTCTCGGAGGCCCTCAGCGCCAAGGAAAAGGGCAGGCTCCTCCTTTGCCCGAAAGATCATTTCGATGTGGTGATCTTTCTCGGGGAGGAAACGACCACCTCTGAGGATGGCATTCAACAAGGTATCGCCAAGCGACTAGGCTTGGCTTGGGAGAGCAAGGAAGGCACGTCCGTGGCGGATGCCATTTCCAAGGCCCTGCGGAGCATGAAATTTCTCATAATCCTCGTCGATCTTTGGGACGACCTGAACCTCCAAAACTTGGGGATCCCCAGTTGCAACGGTCATCATGGGAGCAAGGTTATATTCACAACGCAAAAGGAGATAGTTCGCAGCAAAATATGTGATGCGTTTGGTGATGAGAGAAATAAGATCCACCTGAGGTGCTTAAAATGGCAGCCTGCCTGGAAGCTTTTCATGAAGAATCTGGAGGGCAGCCACGGAACCAATGAAAGAGCTGCCGAAGAGATCGTCAAAAGAACCAATGAAGGAGCTGCCAAGGAGATCGTCAAAAGATGTAGTGGCCTGCCGATTGCTCTGGAAGCAATTGCGAACATAATGGAAAGCAAGAAGCACGACGAACGAGAATGGAGCTCAACCCTCCGCTTTCTGGAGACCAAACCAAAACAATTCCTTGAGCTGGCCGACACGGTCATCCAGAAGTTGCAATTGCCATATGATCGCCTGGAGAAAGACATCCGAAAGTGCTTCTTGTATTGTGCTCTATTTCCAGGAAAACGCGGAATCAAAAGAGACTGGTTGGTAGAATACTGGGTCGGCGAGGGGCTCACCAAATGTTCAGCTTCTCAATTGAGAGATCTCATTACCGATTTGACGGATGCATCCTTACTTGAAAGAGTTTGCTctaaagatgatgatgatgacgatAATGGCAATGATGGCAGCAGGGAGAGAGGTAGTCATGTCGATGATGATAGCTATGATGGGGGTGATGGCAAAAGCGACGAcgacgatgatgatgatgagaggTACAGCGTCGGCGGTGCCGGTTGTGACGATGATGAAGATAACGTGAAGATGCACAGTATGTACCAGGTGTTGGCATTGTGGCTAAAGCAGAATCGGTTGGTCGTGCAGACACGGGTTGACGAGGCTCAACTAGAATTCAGCAATGGAAAGGAGGCAAAGAGAGTGTCCCTCATGGTGAACAATCTAGAATCCATGCGCGGGGGGCTCGCCCAATGCAGGAAACTGAAGACCCTGGTGCTTAATGGAAAGACTCTACACGACATCCCGCCTAGATTTTTCTATGACATATCTCACCTCAAGGTATTGGACTTGTCCTCGACGGCCATGGAGAAGCTTCCCTGGGAAATCGAGTTTCTGAAGGAATTGGTTTGTCTTAACCTATACAAATCCAAGCTTAAGAAGCTGCCGGAAGAATTGAAGCACCTGAAGAATTTGAGGTTTCTGAACTTGGGATACACTACTGGACTCGAAGAAATCCCCCATAAGGTGATCTCCAGCCTTGGAAATCTAAGAGTGCTAATAATGTATGCCAGCTACGGGGCCTGGGACGTGGATTCCTCCGGCGATGGGGTGAAACTTGAAGAGCTGCAGAAATTAACATTTCTTGAGGAACTTACCATCACCATAGAGAAGGAAAAAGTTCTGAAGAAGCTCTGCGAAACTCCGCAATTGGCTGAAATCACCAAGAGGTTACTCATCCGTGGGTGCCAGGGTATGCACAGCTTCGAATTGCCACGACCACTATTGTCTAGATTGTGCATGGGACGAGTCGTTGATTGCTACGACCTTAATGTGCTCGAAATCGGCAACCTTGGTGAGAAGTGGATAGGCGGAACTCAAGAACGGAAACTCGAGCTGAAGGGGCTCCCCAAGGcgaagatcaaatggagggaCAATGTGTCAGAAAACATGTGGCTTCAATCTCTTACTTGGCTATCCATCACCAGCTGCAACGGGATAGAAGGGCAGTTGATAAGTAATTCGACAAAGGAGAATGATGAGCAGGAAGGGAAGATCGAGATTTTCCATGCGCTCAGATATCTCGAACTTGACAACCTGCCTAGATTGGACAGCATATATGATTGTCTTCTGCCTTTTCCTTCTCTGAGGACTTTCAAGGTGCTACGGTGCCCAAAGCTGAAAAAGCTTCCGTTCACAGAAGATGGTGCTAAGAATCTTAGACACATTCACTGTGAGAAAGATTGGTGGGATAAGTTGCAGGGAAAGGGTAGTGAGAACCTTTGCACTAGATTGAAAGATCTTGTTGAGTTCGATTGTGTTCTGATCACACGTTCCACGTGA